TGGATTCATATTTAGAACCTGCAACTATGTTCGAATCGTCTTCAACCTGAAGTGCGATCAGGATAGTTTTTTTATCTTCAAGGCCGAGTTGCGTACGAATTTCTTCTTTACGGTCCGCAGTAATTCGATAATTATTTCTGACTTTTCCCACCGTCAATCGGGCGATGGTGCGTTCATTTTCTGATAGTTCGAAATTATCGAACTCATTCCAGAATTTTTTCAGAGCACTGGTACTGTTTACACCTTCAGGATCACTGTAATAAACGACAGGATTAGGTGCACGCGACAATCCCAGTTCATTAAAGAAAATAGTGATGTTATTGTCGTGACAATACTTTTTCAGCAAACCATCGTAATTCCAGCAAAAGACCATCTGTGGAGACAGTTTAGTGATTGCTTGATCGATGAAATCGCTATGCACCTGATCGGCTTCACCATTAAGAATATGCTTCCAACGCTCAAACCACTGGCTGTCCTCATAAGAGGTATTGTAGTCAGATGGGGAAACACACTTCCATCCATCAGCCCGAATAACAGTAGCCAGTTCGTTTGTCGCGATAAAACTGACATCCCAATCCTGTTCGACAAAAGACTCGGCCAATTTCTTATAGCGGTCATAGATGCACTGGAATGTTAATGCATCATTTCTTATCATAAATGGCAGCAGATAGAATACAATTTTATTACGAGTAATATTTTGCGTAATAATAGCATCTGCAGGTTTTACAATAGAATGAGGCAACACATCATTTCTAATCACACTATTGGCACCAATAACGCTACCTTCACCAATATTCACACCTTCTAGGATGGAAACATTACTCCCAATCCATACATTTGATCCAATAGTCACTTTTTTAAATGACATACCCTGCTCACCTACCGGGATATCATCTTTGAAATGATGTGAAGATGATGTAATTACCGTATTAGCACCAATAAGTGTATTAGCACCTATTTCAATCCCACCAGTTGCATTTAACCAGCAGTTATATCCAATAACTGATTTTTCACCGAGAGATAATTTCCCTTGGTTATGCGATTCGATAATTGTATTGTCTCTAATCTCGGCCCCATCCATAATATTATATAAACCGTCCTCAAACGATGGTTTAAACAGTACGGATTCTGCGACACTCGCTGACTTTGAAATGAAGGACTGTTCTGTTTCGTTATTCATTGTTTTAGTCTCTTTATCTTTAATCAGTAAGCTCAAGTCTTCTATAGTCCTGTTTTTCGGATATTTACATACTGCCACCACGAAGCCCCAAAAAATCTCATCATCAATGCGATAGAATTTGTCCTGGTCTTGCAAGTAAACGTCTACTTGATAAAAATAGTGGTTCAGGACACGCCGTAGATCGTTGCTTGTATATTCAAGAACATGGTAGCTATTGAGTGGATTTTCTCTGGTAGTTTCTCTTACCGGTGTAGAGACGACAAACTGGCCATCGTCTTTGAGCACTTTCATAAAACCATCAAGCAGGATGCGTGGATCTGGAACATGCTCAAGGGTTTCAAGGCAAACAACTGCATCTACTTTATGTAATGTGTCTGATATTTCGCGAATATCACCACATACATATTTTAACTTTTCAGATTTATATTTTGATGTCGCAAAATCGACAGCACTTTGATCAATGTCGACCCCTGTAACATCATTACAAAAATCCTTCAGAATATCACTACCATAACCACTGCCACATGCACAATCCAGCACAGACATATCTGCGGTTAGTTGCTTAGCAGCAAAGTAATAACGAGATTCATGCCTTTCGATATTTTCAGCATCATATGCATTCTGTTCAATATCTAGACTTTCATCGGAAGAAAAATAGAGTCGTTCAGTTGCCATTAATTAAAATCCTCTTGTTTAAGCAACACTGGCTCCATATGAATGAATCCGATTGTTTTTGTCTTCCCGACAACACTCAGTAATTTCATACCCCAACGATGATCGTGTTCGTTATATTGACCATCTCCAAGCATATCAATAAGGCCAGCATTTACTGTGTACGAACCTGGGCTAAGATTGTTTGGCACATGTACAGTTATTTTTCGTTTCCCTGTACCTGGTTTTATATCTATACCAATCACTTTACTGTTAAAGCCCCACACATCTATACCTGACGTATTACGCAGAGTCATGGTGAAGACTGGATTTTCAAAAGCAGTTTCAAGGTCCAAAATAATCGAGAGATTCATTGGCTGGTTCAGAGAAACATCCGAGATATCTTCTGTTTCGTCAGTGGAGATAATCACATCTGTGATTTTCCCACCTCCAAGGCCAAACCTATACTCCGAGCGAAGTGCCACTTGGCTTTTGAGCCACTGGATTTCTTTTGTTTTCATCAATTCCTGATAAGAATTCACCACAACATCGGGTTGACCATCTAAAACAATACAGCCTCGGTCGATGAGAATAGCGCGATCGCAGGTGTTTCTAACTGCAGTAAGGTCATGTGACACAAACAGAACTGTGCCTCCTTGCTCCTGAAACTGTTCAAATGCTCTGTGGCATTTGGTCTGGAACAAGTAATCTCCAACAGACAGTGCCTCATCGACAATAAGAATATCGGGGTTAACATTGATTGCGACAGAAAAAGCCAAACGCACAAACATCCCGCTAGAATAAGTTTTAACAGGACGATCAATAAAATCACCTATTTCTGCGAAATCGCAGATAGCACCAATACGACTTTGTGTCACGTTCCGGTCAATGCCGAGCAGCGAGGCGTATAAGTAAATATTTTCGATGCCTGTAAATTCAGGATTAAAGCCTGCGCCCAGTTCAAGTAACGCTGCAACCTTGCCCTTAACTTCAATAGTGCCTCGGGTTGGCTGCAATGTTCCTGCGATCATCTGGAGAATAGTTGATTTCCCCGCGCCATTAGCACCTACAATACCAACACGCTCACCTTTTCGAATACCGAATGAAATATTGTTCACTGCGGTAAACTTGCCTGAACCTTCACCGGGTGTTTTTTTCAGCAGACTGTAGACATTATGAAAAGGAGAACGATATTGATGGAATTCTTTCGTTAAATTATCAATACTGACGATATAATCAGACGACATCTGCAAACCCTCTGCTCAATCTTTTAAACATCCAACGTCCAAACACAAACAATATAATTGCAACCACGAAATAAATCACATAGCTGAGCAATGAAAACGACTCTATATTAAATGCAATTGCACGGAAATCTATTACAATTAGAGATATAGGGTTTAAATAGACTATCGCTTTAACTATTTCTGGGAAAACGCTAAGAGGGAAAAGAATGGGGCTGACGAATAAAAACATTGTCGATGCTAAATTCACAACGTGTGAAACATCTCTGATATACGTACCTAATGCACTAAAAATATAGGACAAACCAAGCGTCAGGATAATAAATGGTGGTAGAACCAACATCATTGCCATTATGGCCCGGACTAAACTTTCGCCGGAAAGCAGTACGGCAATAAGTAGGAGAATAGCGCCAATCATTAAGTTGAAGAGTTGTGCAAGGAAGTTAGAAATCACCAAAACTTCAAGTGGAAATACAACCTTTTTTACGTAATTAGCATTACCGCTAATCAACTGACTGCTTGTCATTAGCAATTCAATAATGAAGAAATGAAAAATCAGTCCAGAAAAAAGAATAACGGGGTAACTAGCAAGAGAACCACCACCCCATTTTGTTTTAAATGCAAAGCCGAACACCAGTGTATAAACGGCAAGAAGAAATAGGGGATTAAGTAAGCTCCAGAAAACACCCAGTGTAGAACCTTTATATCTTGAATAGATATTACGCTTGGCAATCTGCAGCACAAGATCATTGTGAGTACTGAATTTCATTACTTTCCTCAAAGCGCCATGAATTTTTTAAATGACATGCCCTTCTCGTCTTTATCAGACAATAACAATTGTGTTCCTTCAACAATCGGCCAGGCGATATTCAAATCGGAGTCATTCCAAATGATCGAATGCTCCGCTTTAGGATTATAGTAATCAGTGCATTTATAAATAAATTCCGCACTTTCAGACAGTACATAAAAACCGTGTGCGAATCCTTCAGGGATCCATAATTGACGCTTATTTTCAGCTGACAATTCAACACCAACCCACTTTCCACAGGTTGGAGAACTTTTACGAACGTCAACAGCAACATCAAAGACAGCACCAACACCGACACGGACGAGTTTCCCCTGAGTATTTTCGCTTTGAAAATGTAGTCCTCGGAGGATCCCTTTTTTAGATTTTGAGTGATTGTCCTGTACAAACGTTGTTTTTATGCCAGTAACACGCTGCTCGAATAGGATTTGGTTCCAAGTTTCCATAAAAAAACCGCGCTCATCGCCAAAGACTGCCGGTTCAATAATTTTAACTTCAGCAATATCTGTATCAATAATTTTCATTTGTGTCAGCTCTTATAAGCTTTAATAGAATTTAATGCTTGCTTCCAATCACTTGCAGTGATGCCATAACATTGTGTAATACGCTGAGTATCAAGCTTTGAATTCGCGGGTCTGTGTGCAGGAGTCGGGTACTCTGAAGTCATGATACGATTAACTATCGGTAATTGTTGGATCACGCCATACTCAATAGCTTTGCTAAATATTGCCTCAGCAAATTCACTCCAGCTCACATGAGGTAAACCGGCATAATGATAAATTCCGTAATCCGTTTTATCTTCTCTGATGACGCTATGAGCAATTTTTATAATAGAATCAGCG
This sequence is a window from Enterobacter sp. RHBSTW-00994. Protein-coding genes within it:
- a CDS encoding ABC transporter ATP-binding protein, which produces MSSDYIVSIDNLTKEFHQYRSPFHNVYSLLKKTPGEGSGKFTAVNNISFGIRKGERVGIVGANGAGKSTILQMIAGTLQPTRGTIEVKGKVAALLELGAGFNPEFTGIENIYLYASLLGIDRNVTQSRIGAICDFAEIGDFIDRPVKTYSSGMFVRLAFSVAINVNPDILIVDEALSVGDYLFQTKCHRAFEQFQEQGGTVLFVSHDLTAVRNTCDRAILIDRGCIVLDGQPDVVVNSYQELMKTKEIQWLKSQVALRSEYRFGLGGGKITDVIISTDETEDISDVSLNQPMNLSIILDLETAFENPVFTMTLRNTSGIDVWGFNSKVIGIDIKPGTGKRKITVHVPNNLSPGSYTVNAGLIDMLGDGQYNEHDHRWGMKLLSVVGKTKTIGFIHMEPVLLKQEDFN
- the rfbC gene encoding dTDP-4-dehydrorhamnose 3,5-epimerase encodes the protein MKIIDTDIAEVKIIEPAVFGDERGFFMETWNQILFEQRVTGIKTTFVQDNHSKSKKGILRGLHFQSENTQGKLVRVGVGAVFDVAVDVRKSSPTCGKWVGVELSAENKRQLWIPEGFAHGFYVLSESAEFIYKCTDYYNPKAEHSIIWNDSDLNIAWPIVEGTQLLLSDKDEKGMSFKKFMAL
- a CDS encoding methyltransferase domain-containing protein, whose amino-acid sequence is MATERLYFSSDESLDIEQNAYDAENIERHESRYYFAAKQLTADMSVLDCACGSGYGSDILKDFCNDVTGVDIDQSAVDFATSKYKSEKLKYVCGDIREISDTLHKVDAVVCLETLEHVPDPRILLDGFMKVLKDDGQFVVSTPVRETTRENPLNSYHVLEYTSNDLRRVLNHYFYQVDVYLQDQDKFYRIDDEIFWGFVVAVCKYPKNRTIEDLSLLIKDKETKTMNNETEQSFISKSASVAESVLFKPSFEDGLYNIMDGAEIRDNTIIESHNQGKLSLGEKSVIGYNCWLNATGGIEIGANTLIGANTVITSSSHHFKDDIPVGEQGMSFKKVTIGSNVWIGSNVSILEGVNIGEGSVIGANSVIRNDVLPHSIVKPADAIITQNITRNKIVFYLLPFMIRNDALTFQCIYDRYKKLAESFVEQDWDVSFIATNELATVIRADGWKCVSPSDYNTSYEDSQWFERWKHILNGEADQVHSDFIDQAITKLSPQMVFCWNYDGLLKKYCHDNNITIFFNELGLSRAPNPVVYYSDPEGVNSTSALKKFWNEFDNFELSENERTIARLTVGKVRNNYRITADRKEEIRTQLGLEDKKTILIALQVEDDSNIVAGSKYESMQQFVDECLGCSRNNIQFIIKKHPAQSHCVVNAGNIPVIIDKYSTQELIAFTDAVFTINSSLGFEALIAGKKVFSFGNAPYAVPELVVDAVNGIPAEKMDTLDGYSSDDDVLLKFVYLTYQQYFIVENRFFNAEFHIRRYLLSKSAGKNSTAYFFDSGSYFKEREILVNRFQNKVLQNSILGYEKWIETLKVTEKNAMEISEWAQSLNLKVQEYEEKIANDAAAAQAMQPKPSAFQRLCGFFKGKRD
- a CDS encoding ABC transporter permease, translating into MKFSTHNDLVLQIAKRNIYSRYKGSTLGVFWSLLNPLFLLAVYTLVFGFAFKTKWGGGSLASYPVILFSGLIFHFFIIELLMTSSQLISGNANYVKKVVFPLEVLVISNFLAQLFNLMIGAILLLIAVLLSGESLVRAIMAMMLVLPPFIILTLGLSYIFSALGTYIRDVSHVVNLASTMFLFVSPILFPLSVFPEIVKAIVYLNPISLIVIDFRAIAFNIESFSLLSYVIYFVVAIILFVFGRWMFKRLSRGFADVV